In one window of Zingiber officinale cultivar Zhangliang chromosome 11A, Zo_v1.1, whole genome shotgun sequence DNA:
- the LOC122031155 gene encoding cytochrome P450 71A1-like isoform X2 has translation MSVILSAATFLPPFSPSWILAALLFISAFFFLRRPPKRKIRIPSPPTLPLIGNLHQLGPLAHRSMRTLSAKHGPVMLLYFGPIPTVVVSSPAAAEDVMKTNDHAFSSRPDTSLADRLFYGARDIALSKYGEYWRRVRRICVVHLLSPKRVHSFRFVRAEEASRLVSTVRCACAASSPVNVTELISAFTCDVLCRVLFGKKGEGGGRAELSLHTHVVEAVGGSFPMRDFSPWLAWLDWLSGLDAKVKKASSDFDAFVEKILKSDMFTAGTDTTNTTIDWAMAELIRHPKTMAKAQEEIRQIVGWKEEVGEETVQGMPYLKAVIKETLRLHPPAPILFPRESMEDARVLGYHVPKGTRMVVNAWAIGRDPASWEEAEEFRPERFLNSKSFDFKGLDFEFIPFGSGRRGCPGIDFAIVTTGLALATLLYHFDWELPEGVKEEEMDMTESPGFSLKRKSNLILISDQSVDLSRLRISYPVGLLT, from the exons ATGTCTGTGATCTTGTCGGCTGCTACTTTTCTCCCCCCATTCTCTCCCTCATGGATCCTCGCCGCCTTGCTTTTCATCTCCGCGTTCTTCTTCCTCCGGCGGCCACCTAAGAGGAAGATCCGAATCCCCTCGCCGCCGACACTCCCTCTCATCGGAAACCTGCACCAGCTTGGCCCCCTCGCTCATCGCTCCATGCGGACTCTCTCCGCCAAACACGGCCCCGTCATGCTCCTCTACTTCGGCCCCATCCCAACCGTCGTAGTCTCCTCCCCTGCTGCCGCAGAAGACGTGATGAAGACCAACGACCACGCCTTCTCTAGCCGCCCCGACACCAGCTTGGCCGACCGCCTCTTCTACGGCGCGCGCGATATCGCCCTGTCCAAGTACGGGGAGTACTGGCGGCGGGTGCGCCGCATCTGCGTCGTGCACCTGCTCAGCCCCAAGCGTGTCCACTCCTTCCGCTTCGTCAGAGCAGAGGAGGCGTCCCGCCTCGTATCCACCGTCCGCTGCGCCTGCGCAGCCAGCAGTCCGGTGAATGTCACTGAGCTGATCTCCGCCTTCACGTGCGACGTGCTTTGCCGGGTGTTGTTTGGGAAGAAGGGGGAGGGAGGCGGGAGAGCAGAGCTCTCTCTCCACACCCATGTGGTTGAGGCGGTGGGCGGCTCATTTCCGATGCGTGACTTCTCGCCCTGGCTCGCATGGCTCGACTGGTTAAGTGGATTGGATGCGAAGGTGAAAAAGGCATCGTCAGACTTCGACGCCTTCGTGGAGAAGATACTCAAGAGT GACATGTTCACCGCCGGGACTGATACAACCAACACGACCATAGACTGGGCGATGGCGGAACTCATCAGGCACCCAAAAACCATGGCCAAGGCTCAAGAAGAGATCAGACAAATAGTTGGATGGAAAGAGGAGGTTGGAGAGGAGACAGTGCAGGGAATGCCGTACTTGAAGGCGGTGATCAAGGAGACGCTAAGGTTGCATCCTCCTGCTCCCATACTTTTCCCGAGAGAGTCGATGGAGGACGCCCGAGTGTTGGGTTATCACGTCCCGAAAGGTACGAGGATGGTGGTCAACGCTTGGGCGATCGGCAGGGACCCGGCCTCGTGGGAGGAGGCCGAGGAGTTTCGTCCCGAGAGGTTCTTGAACAGCAAAAGCTTCGATTTTAAAGGGCTGGATTTCGAGTTTATACCGTTCGGATCGGGGCGAAGAGGTTGTCCTGGAATTGACTTTGCAATCGTCACCACCGGACTTGCGCTCGCCACTCTGCTCTACCATTTCGATTGGGAGCTGCCCGAGGGAGTGAAAGAGGAGGAGATGGACATGACTGAATCGCCGGGGTTTTCGCTCAAGCGGAAATCCAATCTGATCCTT ATATccgatcagtccgtcgacctatctagacttcgtatcagctatccagtcggcctgttaacctag
- the LOC122031155 gene encoding cytochrome P450 71A1-like isoform X1 — protein MSVILSAATFLPPFSPSWILAALLFISAFFFLRRPPKRKIRIPSPPTLPLIGNLHQLGPLAHRSMRTLSAKHGPVMLLYFGPIPTVVVSSPAAAEDVMKTNDHAFSSRPDTSLADRLFYGARDIALSKYGEYWRRVRRICVVHLLSPKRVHSFRFVRAEEASRLVSTVRCACAASSPVNVTELISAFTCDVLCRVLFGKKGEGGGRAELSLHTHVVEAVGGSFPMRDFSPWLAWLDWLSGLDAKVKKASSDFDAFVEKILKSANKEHESDRIIFSDDHDARRTDMVDVLLSLRNDSSDSLSRESIKAVILDMFTAGTDTTNTTIDWAMAELIRHPKTMAKAQEEIRQIVGWKEEVGEETVQGMPYLKAVIKETLRLHPPAPILFPRESMEDARVLGYHVPKGTRMVVNAWAIGRDPASWEEAEEFRPERFLNSKSFDFKGLDFEFIPFGSGRRGCPGIDFAIVTTGLALATLLYHFDWELPEGVKEEEMDMTESPGFSLKRKSNLILISDQSVDLSRLRISYPVGLLT, from the exons ATGTCTGTGATCTTGTCGGCTGCTACTTTTCTCCCCCCATTCTCTCCCTCATGGATCCTCGCCGCCTTGCTTTTCATCTCCGCGTTCTTCTTCCTCCGGCGGCCACCTAAGAGGAAGATCCGAATCCCCTCGCCGCCGACACTCCCTCTCATCGGAAACCTGCACCAGCTTGGCCCCCTCGCTCATCGCTCCATGCGGACTCTCTCCGCCAAACACGGCCCCGTCATGCTCCTCTACTTCGGCCCCATCCCAACCGTCGTAGTCTCCTCCCCTGCTGCCGCAGAAGACGTGATGAAGACCAACGACCACGCCTTCTCTAGCCGCCCCGACACCAGCTTGGCCGACCGCCTCTTCTACGGCGCGCGCGATATCGCCCTGTCCAAGTACGGGGAGTACTGGCGGCGGGTGCGCCGCATCTGCGTCGTGCACCTGCTCAGCCCCAAGCGTGTCCACTCCTTCCGCTTCGTCAGAGCAGAGGAGGCGTCCCGCCTCGTATCCACCGTCCGCTGCGCCTGCGCAGCCAGCAGTCCGGTGAATGTCACTGAGCTGATCTCCGCCTTCACGTGCGACGTGCTTTGCCGGGTGTTGTTTGGGAAGAAGGGGGAGGGAGGCGGGAGAGCAGAGCTCTCTCTCCACACCCATGTGGTTGAGGCGGTGGGCGGCTCATTTCCGATGCGTGACTTCTCGCCCTGGCTCGCATGGCTCGACTGGTTAAGTGGATTGGATGCGAAGGTGAAAAAGGCATCGTCAGACTTCGACGCCTTCGTGGAGAAGATACTCAAGAGT GCCAACAAGGAGCACGAGAGCGATAGGATCATCTTCTCCGATGATCACGATGCTCGCAGAACCGACATGGTCGATGTGTTGCTCTCTCTGCGCAACGACAGCAGCGATTCACTCAGCCGGGAAAGTATAAAGGCCGTCATTTTG GACATGTTCACCGCCGGGACTGATACAACCAACACGACCATAGACTGGGCGATGGCGGAACTCATCAGGCACCCAAAAACCATGGCCAAGGCTCAAGAAGAGATCAGACAAATAGTTGGATGGAAAGAGGAGGTTGGAGAGGAGACAGTGCAGGGAATGCCGTACTTGAAGGCGGTGATCAAGGAGACGCTAAGGTTGCATCCTCCTGCTCCCATACTTTTCCCGAGAGAGTCGATGGAGGACGCCCGAGTGTTGGGTTATCACGTCCCGAAAGGTACGAGGATGGTGGTCAACGCTTGGGCGATCGGCAGGGACCCGGCCTCGTGGGAGGAGGCCGAGGAGTTTCGTCCCGAGAGGTTCTTGAACAGCAAAAGCTTCGATTTTAAAGGGCTGGATTTCGAGTTTATACCGTTCGGATCGGGGCGAAGAGGTTGTCCTGGAATTGACTTTGCAATCGTCACCACCGGACTTGCGCTCGCCACTCTGCTCTACCATTTCGATTGGGAGCTGCCCGAGGGAGTGAAAGAGGAGGAGATGGACATGACTGAATCGCCGGGGTTTTCGCTCAAGCGGAAATCCAATCTGATCCTT ATATccgatcagtccgtcgacctatctagacttcgtatcagctatccagtcggcctgttaacctag